GTCCGCATAATGGCGGAATTCCACCCATGGCCATGTACCCACTACTTCGTGGTCATCCACTGCTTGGCCACCACCTATAACAAGATCTCACTAACTTTCCCGGGCAGTCTATTCTTTCTTTAGGTAGTTCAATGTGTTCACATATTCTTTCCTATATTGAATAGTAAACTGTCTCTGATTTTCAGTTATTGATCCTAAGTCTAATTCACAGGACTACACAGAGCAAGTTCTAGGGCCACACAAAGCCTTCTTCCACACAGGCcactcaaatatttaaagatggtTGCATTTCCCTGTGTGCTATCTTCTTTATTATTCACACTGAAGAACACAGGGAggctaaaaagaaaaactgagacacaaaagACAAATAGTTGAATGTTGTTATCCAAACTTGCTCAAACATCCAGCTACAATTATTAACGCGGAGGTCCAGGCCATGCTTCTACACTAGAGGTAGTTTATTGTTTTTGAAAAGAAGGACAGCAACACTGAATTACGATAATAATTATATAAGTCAATCTGTTGATTATTCTAAAACAGATTTCAAAAAAATACTGGTAAAAACTTACACTTTAGTGGGAATGAAGCAATAGTTTTGATTTTAACACAAATTCTATGAGCTTTAATATGAAGTTCAAACTCTGAGGTCACAACAGAAAAGATAATTAAGGAATGGAGTTGGTGGGAAATTGCTCACATAGATCAATACTCAAAAGGGAAATGGAGCATTTCAAGGTTCACTCATATCATCAACAGATTAAATTCAACCAACATTTACCAATTTTTAATTCACATAAGATCTTGTATGAGCCatggagaattttaaaaagactagAACATGATCCCATCCTTAATGAATGTACAACATAGCCAGGGAGCTAACAGTCAATTCTTACATGAAGAGCATTAAGAGTTGGTCCATCTATTTATAcaaaagctataaaaaaaaaaagctacaaatcAAAAAAGCTCCATTTTAAAGTGCCAGATATCTCTTAGTAGATAGCAGCATTTTTTAGACCAGTTATAATACTACCAGTGAAACTCAGTGTGAGATTATAGCCTGAAATGTTTTACTCACTTGACATTGTCATAAAATCATTTGCATTCATCTACTTTAGCCCTTATTGCCCAGGATTTTTACCAGTGCATTTTATCTGTTTGTCCTATGTAATACCAGAGCAACCTGAATGAAGAGCTTCTGTCTTATTCAATCCTGTATTCccaagtgcttagcacagtgttgGCACATAAGAATTTAATAACTacatgctgaatgaatgaatgcaaataTTCTACCTTTAAGGAAAAACAGATTAAATATTAGGTTTAGAGGAAAAAGACTATATttagtgaaatatatatttagatagaCCATTTCATTTGCCTATACATTTCCAATTATCTGAACATATTTGAAATACCTATTTTCAAAACTAAACAAATCCTGTTGATGGTAGAAAATATACCCCATAAGGGGGCAATATTGAGCTACATTTCTCCaatcatatataaagaaaaataatagctaacaataaggtgtttactatgtgccaagcaccattTATGCATgtaagcactttgaatatataaaGTAATCTACCCTTCTTAACCTATGAGGTAGGCACTATTGTAATTCCATTTTACCGACGAGGGAACTGGAACACAGGttggttaagtcacttgcccaaggtttACACAGCCAGTAAGTAGTGCAGCTAATATATAACTTAAATAGTCTAGTTCCAAAATCTGTTCTTTCAACTATTACGCTAAAATGCTGTTCTAATGTCAGCCACTTACTTTATTCTCACATGATTAGCAACTGTATCAGGTAGAAACGTCTGAAAACATCCCTtcatatatttgaaaactatCATAAATTTTTCCTAGTTTGTGTGTCCAGTCTTAAGTTTAAAATACTACATCTGAATtatattatttggaaatataataatgttacatttaaaaaatagtaggtATAGAATCCTAGCTATACTGGGATAGAGTTTATTTCACAAGGTAGTAAATACTTACTACAGtcctaaaattaaatttaacagaatatACAATGTGAAGGAGTAGGCATACCAGAAATAGGCAGAATTCATAGtttgaatttatcatttttttttagtaaattcaAAGACATTAGCATTTAAAACAAGCGAATCATGCTACCATCAGACAGACACTAAATCCCATTACAAAGATGGCTGTTACCTCCTAATGTGACATTTCCATGTAGAAATCGTCCTTGATAAATAAGTCGTAGAATATTTGGACTGCTGACCTGCTCTTCTTCCCAGTCTGAAAAGAATCCAGTGCACTGGTTAGGTATATTCCAACACATAATTAAGGTActactatattattttaaaaattcagatccaAATCAGTTAGAGTACAAAGAAGGCCCTTGGAGCTTCCTACTACTATTAGAAACAGTCACTATTCATACATTTACTGCAACCTTGGTTATTGCTTATTCTTTTAAGTAGCAAGAGCTGCAAACAGACTCGTTTTGCTTCTTAAAGAATACTAAAATGTACCAAATTGTAGTCCCCAAGTTTAAAGTTAATAGAGTTGGGAAAGACCTActgagtaaaaagaaatatcgttttaaaattaatttcaattacCAGTAATTAACACATAGTATTATAATGCTCCAAAATTTGTATCtgttaaaaatgtacatttaaggCTAGAAAACAGCAGGCTTAACAAAGATCTAAAAAACAGTTAATATACTGATATTGAGAATAACAAAAAAACTGTGTTTACTTTTGGATAATGTTGATATATTATCTTATTGTCTATCTGAAGTCAGTTAGTAAACATTAGAGAAGATACAACTTTAGTTCACCTCACCCAAAATGAAGACTTGGAAGAAAccgaaaaaaataatatatattaggaGGTACTGTACAAACATGAAAGCTAGAAAAGTGTacacacaaagaaaataagacaaactGGTAGGTAGAATGGGTAACAGAATATTTAACTTCAGCCTATAATTTATATTACTGTAAAAGATGGAAACCACTCCGTTAAAATAAAGGTTTAAGGACACTAGTGTTATGATTGGGTAAAGGGTTAGTAATTTTCATGAGCTTGTAGATGTAACAATTTAAGCTTTGAGTTTAGTAATGATCTGAgaattcctttgtcttttttgtcaACAATTCTAATGTGTTTGTTTCCTATAGAAAGAGATAATGGTCAAcacaaaaaaatagtttaaagtaTTCTGAAAGAGTGACAGAAGATAAAGGAAGTAATTAGAGACTtttcttttgccctttttttgACTATTCAAAATGATGAATATGAATTTGATAAAACCACTGCCTCTAGGTAACTTAGGCACAGCAGAAATGAGCAGAGGAGAAATGAATCCGTCATTTCCTGCCCCCGCCCCATGCCTTTagtctcttccctcttctctctcctgtaaGGCTTTGTTGCCTTCTGATCCCATTGCTCCCAGGTCCCTCCTATTCTAGAAGAAAGATCAAATAAGTCTCTAACACTACAGTACGAATTGCTTTGAATTCATCAATTCCAAAATTATTGTTTAATAGAATATTTCTGGTCAAGATGGAAGTGCTCCATAGATACAAAGGTAAATGACAGTAATCGTTTAATTCACAGGAAACAAAGACTAATATTCTAAAAATacgtgaatttttttttgagatgcagaaaCCTGAAGCCCCATGTTTCATTATCTTATACAGAGTGTCATGATTTCCACATACTTCACTGGTGTAATATGCtatctcccttcccctctccaggGATCTAAAATTTAGAGACATCTTAGAATATAGCTTAAATGAAGAATTTCAGGTGTTATTAACATATCCTAAGTATAATAGATTTTTTTGAACCTTTGACCCAATAACAGCTATGTGTCTGACTATTCCACCTGTTAGTAATATTTCCACTAAATAGCATAAGGGTATGCTAAGGAAAAGTAATTCCTTCAACAAGTATGTTGCATGAAGTATTTTCTGCTATTAATATTTGCCACACATTTGTTATTAGCATCAATAAGTATTTAATTTGCTGATCTTTAGTATGTTATGTGATACAATATAGACTTAGATTTGtaatttaagtattttatgtaaaataaaaattaaagtatttctctttattccttGCAGTGTCTAAAACTGCTGAGTAGATTTGGCAACCTGAGGAAATACTGGgaatcaaaatcttttttttgaaaataagggAACATCCACTGATACCATCAATTTTCAGTACTGGTAGATGGTTTGTTCATTTGGGATACTATTTATGGCAAAGACTTATACTTGaatttaaactaattttaatatCTAAGTAAGTAATTATGAAAGTAAAAGTATTTCTTTTACCTTAAGTTATAATACTGCCCAAATAAATTTCAGAGTGATTACCCTTTTTCTACCTTGTGTTATCTTTTCTATAATATCCATATATCAAAAGCTATTACTTACTATGACcgctccccccaaaaaaaatctcataaaggTAATCTTTTTGTATCACACTTAGAACAACATCATTCTTGggtatttaaaaatgcttttcataCTGACAGTTATCTATTCCTGCCTGGCTATAAAGAATAGCCGATATTCTTAGAGCCCAAATTTAGTCTTCTTTAgcttttctgaaattctttcttagCTATAACCTTTATAGCTTCAGTATCTCCCTGACTTAGAAACTAGCCGCTTGGTTACTAATGCGAAGAAAGATCCAGTAGTTGAAAGTATTTGTCTAAATCAGTATTTCTTAAATTTAGGCCTATGAATGCACAAAGACATGTCCTTAGGGTCTAAAAGTCCTCTTCAAgaagttttaaattgtatttgttttttaatgaaaatccggaaaatctgtattttcattttaatgaaatctGGAGGAGATTGTCTAGATGATTTAAATAGTCACTTTATAACCAAGTGCAGCCTTGGGGTTTTAGTACTCACGTGTGCATTAAATTTATGATGGTACTGGCGCCAAGCAGTCAGTATTTCTTTAATTGTTAAGAGGCTAATGAGATCAGAACAGGGGTTCACTTAACAGGTAAATGATGCATTCTACCTAAGAGAAAACTGAGTAACAATTTGTTATACTGCATAAATAAAGGTTTTGTGGTGACTCTACAGACAACCTGGTCATCAAACACTATGTAGGAACACAGGCATGACAAACTCAACAGTATTCATGGTGTAAGCAGTGAGCCGGCTTTGGCAAAAATACATCATCTAGCACATTAATGTTGTTAATTTGAACATTATTGGTTTCAGAgttatatttgcattttctgaatcaatcttttttagttttatgatTGTGTATATGAATTAACAAGAATAAAGAGTTTTAACTGGGTTTAtgcttctacattttaaaatacgcattataataaaaataatttaagtcagCAACTAGAGATCTACAAGAATTATCTTCCTCTAGAAAAGTTCCATATATTATTTaaggttgagaaacactgatctGATTGactcattttgtatatatactatgttcTTTGTCAAAACAAGTCTTGTCCTTTAAAAGTTCAAATTGCTTCtgctaataaaattaaatgaaatcagCTGAAAAAAATCATATCACTATGATACACGACATAAGGATCAAGATGACACTGGGGAagttcaaaggaagaaaataaaccaaCAATTCACTTGAgggaggcaattttttttttttttttttttttgagacagagtcttgctctgtcacccaggctggagtgcagacgcataatctcagctcactgcaagctctgcctctcgggttcaagagattctcctgcctcagcctcccgagtagcttggattacaagggtgcaacaccatgcccagctaaattttgtatttttagtagagacggggtttcaccatcttggccaggctggtcttgaactccttgacctcaagtgatctgcctgtctcagcctcccaaagagctgggattatagacgtgagccaccatgcccagctgacagtcttattatataaaaaaaatcagagaaaggaagaaataccAAACACATTTTCCAAGATTGTTATGGTTACTGGCTTGAAAATGGAAAGCACAGACAGACATTAATCATCTTGACCTTATAGTAGTTCAGAGAACACAAGAACTGACATGAATTAGAAGTTAACTTTGTttcaaacttaattttaaataggCTATCTAGAGAAGACCATAGAGAATGTATTATCTGTTAAAAATAGTTGTTCTTTCCTCTTACTTTGTGTTTTGGTAAAAATAGGTTTACTGATATGAAGGTGTGTGTATATtcactattttgtgtgtgtgttttttttttttgtttttttttttttgagacagggtcttgctctgttgctcaggcaggaatgtagtggtgtgataactgctcatggcagcctcaaactcctggcctcaagtgatcctcctgcctcagcctcccaagtagctgggactacaggcatgtgccaccatgcccagctaatttttaaatttttagcagTGAtgacatcttgctatgttgcacaggctggtctcaaactcctagcttcaagcagtcctcctgctttggtctcccaaagtgctgggattacaggtatgagccaccatccctggctgcatttttctttattaaaaatattttttggccaggcatggtggcttacgcctgtaatcctagcactttgggaggccgaggtgggtggatcacaaggtcaagagattgagaccatcctggccaacatggtgaaaccctgtttctgctaaaaatacaaaaattagctgggtgtggtggcatacgcctgaagtcccagctactcgggaggctgaggtaggggaatcacttgagcccgggaggcagaggttgcagtgagctaagatcacgccactgcactccagcctggtgacgtagcgagactccatctcaaaaaaaaaaaaaaatttttttttttcacttacattAAAACAGTTCTAAGGCAGAAGCAGAGCCATTGCATCCTGGGCTCCTTTACCATTTGGGAATGAGACTGCTGAAGAGCAAGATAAGGAAGGATACAATGATCCTCTAAATCTGAGCCTTATACTCTCAATTTTCGGTTgttcttttaaatgttatatgTTTATAACAGTTTCAAAATGTTTGTGAGACAAGGTAGGGCATAAAGAATCAACAATAATTATTCATACTCAAGAGAAAAATATCACTCACCCATTGGCCAATTGTCATATACATGCTTTGCAATATCAGAAGCAGAGTCGTTAGGAGAAAACAGGAACTCTTTTGTTTTTCCGCTTACCAAAATGAGGCGCAAATTTATCTGAAAGAAGACAATGATTCTTTTAACATaaatctaaaaattttttaagtaaaaaaggcTTTTCATTTCAATCACATCCTAAATTATTACCAATGCcatattgtggtttttatttaaattctataaaacttttttaaaaagaatgggaatttgatatttgattttatttcctattatttaaagggtgtgtgtgtgtgtgtgtcagacaTATTTGCCATAATAAATGAACACAGGAAAACCAAAATTCATTATGCTTTTAATCACTCCAACAATGTTCAGAATTGACCTTTTGCAAGTTATCACTATTattatagaatatacatttttacccaaaaattaataaaaatgttggcACTGCAGATCTCGTCActaaccagaaaaaaatttagTTGATATTCtacttcttaaaaaatataattaaaagaaaataaactatataCAAGTTTTTATCctatgaaaattattaaaaccTAGACAAATTAACAATAAACTAtatatgtttttttgagacagagtctctgctctgccatccaggctggagtgcagtggcacaatctttgctcactgcaacctctgcctcccaagctcaatccattctcctgcctcagcctcccaagtagctgggattacaggtgcccaccaccacgcctggctaatttttgtgtttttagtagagatgaggtttcactatgttggccaggctggtcttgaactcctgacctcaagtgatccgcccactttagcctctcaaactgctgctgggattacaggtgtgagccaccgtgcccagccaagaaactttaattttaaagaactttATCATGGTTAAAGAAGGAATCAATAATAGTAGCTCTTTTAGTCCCAACTGCATGACCATATATTTTTTAGGGGGAGTAAGGTAGGACACATGGGACAAAGGATATAAATTCACCCTCAGTGATAACCCTAAGGGGGATAACACAATTAAAGTGTTTGAGATCTACTGGCTTCACATTTCTAAGTCAATATATATTTGCTTATACCATTGTTAATGTATTTcccaaatgtttaatttttatctgttgtaattaatgttatttttaaaaaacaccataTCTATGTATTTCCCTGTAAGTCATAGAAATACAAGTGTTGTTTCTATTACTCCTGGCCTTTGTTAAAAGAGTAAGATCCTACTAAAAGTTGGGTCCAGTCCAGAGCTGTGCCCTGGTAAGGCAATCTAGCCtagtttctttatatataaagaacaGAGAACCTCATTGTACCAGTTTGAATTGTGCCAGGTCCCAGGTTACCCAAGCTCTCCTTTTTAGTTActaacttttttcttattaaaaataccAGAAAATCTTTAAGCTGTCAGAGTGTACAATGAATAAACTGGTGCCTATCACAGCAGTCACTGATCTGCTATCCTTCCTGCCACCACAGCCAATGTCACTCCCAGCATCTGACCAATTTGAtgatttcttatttgaaaattttgttGAAAGTTATAAAATATCTCCCCTATAAAAATGCATGTACACATTTCTGGATTCAATGTAATGCAAATGAATTTCATATTAGATGGAGTGGAAGTAGATTTCATATTAGAACCTGTATTCTATCTACATATTTCAATTAAAAGTTTtttagaagataaaagaaaataatctacaTTCCAGGTGAAAAGCCCTTTCAATATGCCCAATAAGAATTTCTTGCTGCTTTTTCTAATTAGAATGGAATTATACCAAATAGCTGAATACAGGAAGAGATCTGATAAAAACATGTTGCTGTAAAGAAGTGAGCCAAAAACTTTGAGTTCCACTTGAACAAGTTCAAGAAGCAGTCTGCAAGAATGATTACACTCTACGAAAGTACCACCTTGTTTACTTCCTATAGCAAATCAGTAATGAGCAATTCTTCAAGCAAGGAACCTAACATCTATGCAACACAATATGAATTTTAGTCCTCACAGATACATTACTACTCATGGCTTTCTCTTAATGTATGAATAACAAATACATATTACCCTATGAACTTATATGGAATATTTAAGGTTCTTCAGTCATTAATGCCCAAGAAATTCTGCCCCTAATAGTTCAGCCACTTGTGTTtaactagaaaaaatataattaaattcaaCCTTCCTAATTAAGAGTTATACAAATTATGTGAACTTaatacttcttaaaattttttaagcttAAAATTAATTTCCATTGGGCTTTTACTcaaattataacatttaaaaatgatgaaaggaAATAGATTTAGTCTTTAGGATCTGTAAAGGTGACACCAAAGCTACTTTTGATTTTCCCTGATGTCTATCAATAtggaaatgggaaaataaatgatAGTATATCCTTACCATGGAAATCCATGCAGCTGTTAAACAACATGAGATAAAGACCTGTATGATCTGACATGAAAAGATAGCCACAATATATTAAGTGAGAGAAAGCAGCCAGGTATAAAACAGTATTGTGGGAACAAAAGAACACATGCCTGTTTGCTATGGACTGACTCGCATCTCCCCAAAATCTCTGTATTGAAGTCTTACCTCCCAAACTGACTGTGTCTGGAGGATAGGGTAATTAAGGTTAAAGCGAGATCGTAAGGGTGAGGTCCTCCTCTGTACAACAgcggccttataagaagagaaagagctcGGCTCCTatgctctctccctctttcttcctgcCCTCCAGGTGGGGACAGCAAGAAGGCAATGGTATTTTGCCTGCCTACTGTATTTTGCTGTGGCAGCCTAAGTTGAATaatacacacaaagaaaaatacaaaccaggcgtggtggctcacgcctgtaatcccagcactttgggagggtgaggcgggtggatcacaaggtcaggagatcgagaccatcctgactaacacagtgaaaccctgtctctactaaaaacacaaaaaattagctgggcatggtggcgggcgcctgtagccccagctactcgggaggctgaggcaggagaatggcgtgaacccggcaggcagagcttgcagtgagccgagattgtgccactgcactccagcctgggcgacagagcgagaccctgtctcaaaaaaaaaaaaaaaaaaaaaaaaaaaaatatatatatatatatgtaaaaatataaaaaaataagaaatatatatatatagaaaataagaaatgtgaGGCTCCCTTTAAAAAGGGAAGCAGCTTTTGATAAAATAGAAACTATGATTGGTGAGAAGGTtgacaaaaaaaatcaacaaaaactaaaaactaaattaCTTGGATCTAAAAACATCTTGTTTATTCAACTTTCGTGTTATAAATTCCTTTGCTGTGCTGTAACAGGCTAGAAAATATGGAATATTCATGGGTTGCTAAACAAGTAACCTGTTTACTAATAAGGTTGAGAAAAGGTGTAACTAAGACTACATTTACCTATCCTACCTATCCTATATTTTCTATCTTCAACGACaaatttttctactttgttttcCTGTCATTCCATATAAAGAGATCAGGCCTCTCTTGCTgctaaaatgttttattacagCAACTTGGTTTCTTGCCTCTCTGGTACAGCAGTTTATAACTTTGAATTAAATCAAAGtgctagccaggcgtggtggctcacacctgtaatcccagcacttcgcaaggctgaggcgggtggatcacctgaggtcaggaattcgagaccagcctggccaacctggtgaaacccggtctccaataaaaacacaaaatattagcagggcgtggtggtgcgcgcttgtaattccagctacttgggaggctgaggctggagaatcacttgaaccccagaggcagaggttgcagtgagccgagatcacaccactgcactccagcctgggcaacaagagcgaaactccgcctcaaaataaataaataaatagtgcttCTGACAGTTTAAAACCCTAAAATACAAAGCAGAACTCTGTTTATATTTCAATAGTATGGGTGTGTATAtctcacacatatatatgtacaaactAAAGTCTTGAAGGATATGTACCAAATATAACAGTACTTATTTCATCTTTAGTTTCTTCTTTGTGTATTcctgcattttctaatttttacattGTCTGTATTACTTCTAAAATACAGTAACATTTAATTCAAAGAGTACTCAATCATTTCAGGATATTCCTAATAAACTATTAatagtttaaaaagttaatgCTATCAAGTACTCTATCGGTATGGGctttcaaagaaatataaatgattttcTTAAGTAGACAAATAAGCATATCAATTGTAATAAATACCGCTCTGGTGGGGGAATGCTGATAATAGGGGAGGCCGTGTATGCATGGGGGAAAAATGTAAATAGGAAATCTCTGCCAccttctcaattttgctgtgaacctagaactgctctaaaaaataaagttggccaggtgcagtggctcacggctgtaatctcagcactttgggagactgaagcaggacgatagcatgaggtcaggagtttgagaccagcctgggcaacaaactgagaccctgtctctacaaaaaattaaaaaaaaaaaaaaagccaggtgtggtggcacatgccttatagtactagctactctggaggctgaggcaggaggattacttgcaCCCAGAGTTCGAGGCTGTGGGGATACAGTgcaatgatcatgccattgccctctagcctgggtgacagaatgagaccccatctctaaaaaaaaaataaaataaaaataaatcaacaaagcctactttttatagaaaacattaagcacataaatatagaaatacaacatttaaaaatgaagttataaGATATTCATGGATCCTTTGAAGACTATTCATTGAACCTAAGACCTTCTGTTCTAGATGTCTTTGTTCTAGATGTTCTAGATAATGTTCAATTATCTTTGAACATTcccaatctctctctttttttcctctcacaaGCTTTTGAGCTTTTAAGCTTGTGAgaggaaaaccaaaccaaaccaaaacaagacaaaacaagacACACATACCGTACTCCATAAATTTAACTGGGTTCGTGCCACAAAATTCTCAGCATTTCCTAATTTAAAACTAACACACATCACAGTTGCCAATAAACTGATATTACactttcatatttcaaaaatcaATGGTCTA
Above is a window of Pongo pygmaeus isolate AG05252 chromosome 14, NHGRI_mPonPyg2-v2.0_pri, whole genome shotgun sequence DNA encoding:
- the UBL3 gene encoding ubiquitin-like protein 3 translates to MSSNVPADMINLRLILVSGKTKEFLFSPNDSASDIAKHVYDNWPMDWEEEQVSSPNILRLIYQGRFLHGNVTLGALKLPFGKTTVMHLVARETLPEPNSQGQRNREKTGESNCCVIL